A segment of the Xenorhabdus bovienii SS-2004 genome:
TTCTTCCTGTTTTTTGAAGCTGGACGTAAGTGATTCTATTGAAAAGTATTTATTCATAAGGACTCTCAGCGATAGACGATGTGGCGTTTACAAACTATATTTAGTTACAACATACATATTAGTATAACAACAAAAGGAGCAGATCTTCAACAAAACATACAAAAAAGCCTAATAAACAACAAAAAGAAAAACGTCTGTTGCGAAACATTTCACTGTTGTGATAAAAATCAAAAAGGAATTACTGATTTTCTAAAAAGTCTCAATAAATATTCATGTAACACATATAAGAAAAACTGTTCACTTTATATCGTTGATAAAGTGGGGGCAAACACAGCACCAGGGTTGTTTAAGATGAAAAAATTAGTCAAACCAGTGAATTCCTTTGAAAAAGTGGTTGATACGCTATTACCGTATTCTGAATTAATTGCTTCTGATTTACCGACACAAGGTAAATTGCTTAGAGTTGAAAATGAATTCGCTAAACTTTTTTTATTGCAGCAGGGGTATGTAAATATACGAAGGGTAGATGATGGTTTAATCATTGCAACGGTTTTTTCACCTTATATTATAGGGTTATCTTTTTACTCTGGCTCTGATGTCTATTATTCTATTGAACTTGGACCTCATTGCAGGCTATATCAACTCCCTCGTATTAATGCTTTTAATGCTATAAAAAAACATGATCTTTATAGAGAATGGATGAGGATAATTTCATACAAGATGGCTTTTTTGTATGCAAGAGATGTCAGTATTTTTCGTCCTGGTGCCAAAGAAGTTGTGTGCAGTCTATTATCACGACTTATAACTCTGCCTGCTGAATTTCACGAAAACACATCTGTCATCAAATATATAGAACAAAGATGTACGCTTTCACGCAGCTGTATACAACGTGTATTATCATCGTTAAAAAGAGAAAATTATATTGAGATGGTTGATGGGCATTTAGTAAAAATTAACTCATTACCGATTCATTCTTATTATTAAAGTGAAAGGGTAAAACAATTTAATGAAGTTAGACTTTATCTGGTGAAAAATTGCCGGAATATATTTATGGATACCGGCAATTTTATTTTATCATTTTTCAAGTTTTTTGAGTTTTAAACCTAAATACAGTGCAATGGTTGTTAGTA
Coding sequences within it:
- a CDS encoding helix-turn-helix domain-containing protein codes for the protein MWRLQTIFSYNIHISITTKGADLQQNIQKSLINNKKKNVCCETFHCCDKNQKGITDFLKSLNKYSCNTYKKNCSLYIVDKVGANTAPGLFKMKKLVKPVNSFEKVVDTLLPYSELIASDLPTQGKLLRVENEFAKLFLLQQGYVNIRRVDDGLIIATVFSPYIIGLSFYSGSDVYYSIELGPHCRLYQLPRINAFNAIKKHDLYREWMRIISYKMAFLYARDVSIFRPGAKEVVCSLLSRLITLPAEFHENTSVIKYIEQRCTLSRSCIQRVLSSLKRENYIEMVDGHLVKINSLPIHSYY